The genomic segment ATACGTCGTCGACTCCAAATACTGCAGGCAGATATTCAGAAATAGTCTTACAGTCATTTTTTTATCGTCCAAGTTCCGTCGTGAAGTATGGATAATTTGTTGAAGGGAGAGTATGTATATCATCTCAGATATTTTTTCTTTGTAGATTCATCGCAAAAAAACTACTCATCACACCAGCATCTGCCGCATTTTTTGGCACATAAAAGACGAGCGAAGCACTCATCATGAGCATCATGCTTCCGAGGAGGGCGGCCATCATATATGGGCTTTTTTCTGTCATAGCTGCATCATATCATATTAGGGGTTGATATGTCAAATATTTCCTTACACTATTTTTATGCATCGTCACGAATTTTTCTTTTGACTCGTCCGTATACCTCTGGAACTTAGCATTGTCGTTTTGGCGTTTTGGATTGCTCGGACAATTCGTATCTCTACTGACCTTATTCCTGGCGTTCAGCTCCCAGCACGATCTCTGGAGACACCATATTTATTATGACTTGCTATCGTGAGTTATGGTATTATCGGAATCATCTTTGCTTTTCAACGCCTGTATGCTATCGACCGAATGATGGGGATTCTCGAAGAAGTCTTTACGATTATAAAATCTCTTTTTGTGGGGTTCTTTGTGATGATCGGCCTCATTTATCTGACGAATGGTTTCCCGTATGACACTATTTTGATTCCACGGCTTATCCTTCTCTACGCCTTTATTCTCTGTCTGATGGGTATTATTATTGAGCGTTTTTTCATCAAGCAGGCACGCCTCTTTGGTATTCGTCGAAAATGGCTTGCTACGAAAAAGGTTCTCCTCGTCATCAATCATTCTGAGGCAGATCTCGAAAAGATATTGCAAGCGGATCAATACACTGATATCGTCGGTTATCTTTCCCCCTTTGAACAAAAAAGTCATTTTCCTTATCTCGGGACGATTAGTCAGCATGCGGATGTTATTGCGCAGTATACCATAGAAGAAATCATTGTTCTCTCGCATGATCTACCATACGAAATCAAAAAATCATTGTTTGAATACTGTCAGATCCATGGTATTCGTTACCGATATGTGGGCAATCTCTATGAGACCACGAAGCAAAATGCGCATATTGATTTTGTCGGGCGCATCCCCTTTATTGAAATCCGCACGATTGGCATCACTTCATGGTGACGTGTGATAAAAAGACTTTTTGACCTCGTGGTAGGAGTAGTTCTCTTGATATTTTTTATCCCATTTGGACTTATTATGAGCCTCTTGATATTACTTGAATCCCAGGGAAATCCCTTTTATGCGAGTGTACGCGTATGACGAAATAACATCCTCTTTTCTATGATGAAGTTTCGCTCTATGGTAGAAAACGCCGACCATCTGAAAGGTGGTATGCTCGAATCAAATGAACGCCATGACGGTCCGCTTTTTAAGATCAAGCACGATCCCCGTATCACCAAGATTGGGAGATTTATGCGTAAATGGTCTATTGATGAACTTCCTCAAATTCTCAATGTACTTCGTGGCGATATGAGTTTTATCTGACCTCGCCCGCATCTTCCAGAAGAAGTCGCACGATATACTGATAGACAAAAACAGGTTCTTACGATCAAGCCAGGCATTACCGGTATGGCACAGGTATATTGACGGGATACAAACACCTTTGATCGAGAAGTAGAACTCGATCTATTTTACATAGAAAATTGGAGTCTTCTTCTCGACACCAAGATACTTCTTCTGACGTTCCGTGCTATTTTTCAGGGGAAGTAAAAATAATAAAATTGACAAGAGGGCTTGTCAGACGAAAATAATCTCTATAATCCCCCTGTCTATGTCAGAACGAGGTTTTTCTCCTCCATCTCATCATCCGATACCACTCACTCGAGAAAAGCTCCGTGAGATGCAAAGAAAGTTTGCTGAGACGAGTAAGCGTCTTGAAAATATCAAGGAACTGGAAGAAACACACCCAGAAGATATAGATCATCCTGAGTGGATTTAGAAAA from the Candidatus Gracilibacteria bacterium genome contains:
- a CDS encoding sugar transferase — protein: MHRHEFFFGLVRIPLELSIVVLAFWIARTIRISTDLIPGVQLPARSLETPYLLGLAIVSYGIIGIIFAFQRLYAIDRMMGILEEVFTIIKSLFVGFFVMIGLIYLTNGFPYDTILIPRLILLYAFILCLMGIIIERFFIKQARLFGIRRKWLATKKVLLVINHSEADLEKILQADQYTDIVGYLSPFEQKSHFPYLGTISQHADVIAQYTIEEIIVLSHDLPYEIKKSLFEYCQIHGIRYRYVGNLYETTKQNAHIDFVGRIPFIEIRTIGITSWGRVIKRLFDLVVGVVLLIFFIPFGLIMSLLILLESQGNPFYASVRVGRNNILFSMMKFRSMVENADHLKGGMLESNERHDGPLFKIKHDPRITKIGRFMRKWSIDELPQILNVLRGDMSFIGPRPHLPEEVARYTDRQKQVLTIKPGITGMAQVYGRDTNTFDREVELDLFYIENWSLLLDTKILLLTFRAIFQGK